One genomic window of Mucilaginibacter sp. SJ includes the following:
- a CDS encoding SusC/RagA family TonB-linked outer membrane protein, whose amino-acid sequence MKRKLLISNYLYSRGFRTTLKTLALFILPIGANASIPNLIHTSSPIIAQIAPDKAAITVKGSVIDASNGQPLVGVSISVKGTNKGTLSDIKGNFQLSNVPENAVLVVTYISYEKVEIAVGGKTDIAIKLQPSMKTLNDVVVVGYGTQKKENLTGSVGIVNTQDLESRPLTNTSQALQGTVSGVFALQSSGKPGDDNTVIDIRGVGTFGDNSPLVLVDGFPGTIGDVNPNDVQSISVLKDAASSAIYGSRAANGVILITTKRGSAGKVRVNYSGYAGIQSPTRLPKVLNSVQYTTLYNEAAVNTGSAPLYPDSVIQKYAAHNNPLYPDINYFDVYYGNAYMQNHRVSATGGSDNVNYSFMLGHLDQDGILVATNYKKTDFRLNLDSYHLKDKKLRVSGNISGNVGIKNEPTDLWNAEWYATLAPIHPLKDANGNWVSVNGERNYYGEIKEGSTNLTKRYNFSGQAEAEYKILPGLSAQLTYGYNVTSTNGNAFHANVTLQNQNGTVTQLPSDLTTTSEIDGHSLLTGLLKYNKTINRHAFNLLGGYSEEEFTYDWQSGYRAHFVNNSQRVLNLGDAATQTNNAGSYALGLRSLFGRFSYSFDDKYLFEANIRRDGSSRFAQGKQWGTFPSFSAAWVISKEGFMKDLSWLDFAKIRTSWGRLGNQNISNYYNGSDILSSGQNYSFGGTLYSGVAITAMTNKDLTWETAQQLDFGLDISLHNNIEITADYFDKRTKNLLLTQPIPLTIAQSAPTANAGEVQNKGFELGISYKKAFDNGIKLRTSLNVSHIVNKILAMNVPQQFASPKAIVVGSAINSFYGYQMTGIYQISDFTWQNNSDASIPYASRTYTLKPGVVKVSDYNAQPGDIKYADLNGDGIVDQNHDRKVIGKQFPSVTYAFNFNVAWKGFDLGAFLQGVQGMQGYTYYEIASPFSGFANLGTWWLNRWTPQNPSNTYPRLTLDGVRNNIHSSFYVENASYLRIKNIELGYTLSPSAIKKIGLSSLRIYANVQNAFTFTKFKGFDPEQTTDQTRAEAYPQVRVMTAGVNVNF is encoded by the coding sequence ATGAAACGAAAATTACTTATTTCAAATTATTTGTATTCCAGGGGTTTTCGCACCACACTTAAAACTTTGGCATTATTTATATTGCCAATCGGTGCTAACGCGTCAATTCCCAATTTAATTCACACAAGTAGCCCGATAATCGCTCAAATAGCTCCTGATAAAGCTGCGATTACTGTAAAAGGATCCGTCATAGACGCCTCCAACGGCCAGCCTCTGGTAGGTGTTTCTATCAGTGTCAAGGGAACCAATAAAGGTACGCTAAGTGATATAAAGGGTAACTTTCAACTTAGCAATGTGCCGGAAAATGCGGTGCTCGTTGTAACCTACATCTCTTACGAGAAAGTTGAAATAGCCGTAGGCGGAAAGACGGATATCGCCATAAAGCTTCAGCCATCGATGAAAACGCTCAACGATGTGGTAGTAGTAGGTTACGGAACGCAGAAGAAAGAAAACCTTACCGGCTCTGTGGGTATTGTAAATACACAGGATCTGGAAAGCAGGCCTTTGACAAATACCAGTCAGGCACTGCAAGGTACAGTTTCAGGTGTTTTTGCGCTGCAAAGCTCGGGTAAACCGGGAGATGACAATACTGTCATAGACATCCGCGGGGTAGGAACTTTCGGAGATAATTCTCCATTAGTATTAGTTGACGGTTTCCCGGGAACTATTGGAGATGTAAACCCTAACGACGTTCAATCTATTTCGGTGCTTAAAGATGCGGCATCATCAGCTATTTATGGTAGCCGTGCTGCAAATGGTGTTATATTAATCACCACCAAACGCGGATCAGCAGGCAAAGTTCGGGTTAACTATAGCGGGTATGCGGGTATCCAAAGCCCGACAAGGTTGCCCAAGGTGTTAAATTCTGTTCAATATACAACGCTTTACAATGAAGCGGCTGTAAATACAGGTTCTGCGCCATTGTATCCCGATTCGGTAATTCAAAAATACGCTGCCCATAACAACCCGTTGTATCCAGATATCAATTATTTCGACGTATACTATGGTAACGCTTATATGCAAAATCACCGGGTTAGCGCAACGGGAGGAAGTGATAATGTTAACTACTCCTTTATGCTGGGTCATTTGGATCAGGATGGGATCCTGGTTGCGACTAACTACAAGAAAACAGATTTTCGTCTTAATCTTGACAGCTACCATCTTAAAGATAAAAAACTGCGTGTTTCAGGCAATATATCCGGTAACGTGGGGATAAAAAATGAGCCGACCGATCTCTGGAATGCCGAATGGTATGCAACCCTCGCGCCAATACATCCGCTTAAAGATGCCAACGGAAACTGGGTTTCTGTTAACGGAGAACGGAATTATTATGGTGAAATTAAAGAAGGCAGTACTAATCTTACAAAACGTTATAATTTTAGCGGCCAGGCCGAAGCGGAGTATAAAATCCTGCCCGGTTTAAGTGCGCAGCTTACCTACGGTTATAACGTTACCTCTACTAATGGCAATGCTTTTCATGCCAATGTAACCTTACAAAATCAAAATGGAACGGTTACGCAATTACCATCCGACCTGACTACAACGAGCGAAATAGATGGTCACTCACTGCTTACGGGTTTACTGAAATATAATAAGACAATTAATCGTCATGCATTTAATTTATTAGGCGGCTATAGCGAAGAGGAGTTTACTTATGATTGGCAAAGCGGTTACCGTGCACATTTTGTAAATAACTCGCAACGCGTATTGAATCTTGGCGATGCCGCCACGCAGACCAATAACGCAGGCAGTTATGCCCTTGGTCTTCGTTCACTTTTTGGTCGTTTTAGCTATTCATTTGACGACAAATATTTATTTGAAGCCAATATCAGAAGAGACGGCTCATCCAGGTTTGCTCAAGGGAAACAATGGGGAACATTTCCTTCATTCTCAGCTGCCTGGGTGATATCGAAAGAAGGTTTTATGAAAGATCTGAGTTGGCTTGATTTTGCAAAGATCCGTACTTCATGGGGCCGTTTAGGTAATCAAAATATCAGCAATTATTATAATGGCAGTGATATCCTGAGTTCGGGTCAAAACTATTCGTTCGGCGGAACTCTTTACTCGGGTGTTGCCATTACCGCAATGACTAACAAAGATTTGACATGGGAAACAGCTCAGCAGCTTGATTTCGGCCTCGACATCTCTTTGCACAATAATATTGAAATTACAGCGGATTATTTTGATAAAAGGACTAAAAACTTGCTGTTGACCCAACCGATTCCACTAACAATTGCTCAATCGGCTCCAACGGCCAATGCTGGTGAAGTGCAAAACAAGGGCTTCGAACTCGGGATTTCGTATAAAAAGGCATTTGATAATGGTATTAAATTAAGGACTTCTTTAAATGTTTCGCACATTGTCAACAAGATCCTCGCGATGAATGTACCTCAGCAGTTTGCTTCTCCAAAAGCTATTGTTGTTGGTTCTGCTATCAATTCATTCTACGGTTATCAGATGACCGGAATTTACCAAATTTCTGACTTTACATGGCAAAACAATAGTGATGCGTCTATACCTTATGCAAGCCGTACTTATACGCTTAAGCCAGGTGTTGTTAAAGTAAGTGATTATAACGCACAACCGGGCGATATTAAATATGCCGATCTTAATGGAGATGGTATAGTTGACCAAAATCATGACCGTAAAGTTATCGGGAAGCAGTTTCCAAGTGTAACGTATGCTTTCAATTTCAATGTGGCCTGGAAAGGCTTTGACCTTGGCGCGTTTTTACAAGGCGTACAAGGTATGCAAGGTTATACCTACTATGAAATTGCTTCGCCTTTCAGCGGCTTTGCCAACCTTGGTACCTGGTGGTTAAACAGGTGGACACCGCAAAACCCCTCAAATACCTATCCGCGCCTTACATTGGATGGGGTAAGGAACAATATCCACTCTTCCTTTTATGTGGAGAACGCATCCTATTTAAGGATCAAGAACATTGAATTGGGATATACCCTGAGCCCTTCTGCAATTAAGAAAATTGGCTTAAGCTCATTGAGGATCTATGCTAATGTGCAAAATGCGTTCACATTTACCAAATTCAAAGGCTTTGACCCCGAACAAACCACAGATCAAACGAGGGCCGAAGCGTATCCGCAGGTTCGTGTCATGACCGCTGGTGTAAATGTTAATTTCTAA